Proteins from a single region of Nomia melanderi isolate GNS246 chromosome 9, iyNomMela1, whole genome shotgun sequence:
- the LOC143174855 gene encoding uncharacterized protein LOC143174855: protein MSYFTVWIALVILAGSVYSQSSVPQISPGFFPQSWKNQLCNNYCNSPRGFLALWQLLCNLCCPNMSTTTSAPQFTSPTPQSTSSTAQPTPMAG from the exons ATGTCGTACTTCACTGTATGGATTGCTTTAGTGATATTGGCCGGATCAGTTTATTCACAG tcatcGGTGCCACAAATAAGCCCAGGTTTCTTTCCGcaatcatggaaaaatcaacTTTGCAATAATTATTGCAATTCTCCAAGAGGATTTTTGGCATTATGGCAGTTGCTGTGCAATTTATGCTGTCCAAACATGTCCACTACGACATCTGCTCCTCAATTTACATCACCTACTCCTCAATCTACGTCATCTACTGCTCAACCTACGCCGATGGCGGGGTAA